The Panthera tigris isolate Pti1 chromosome F3, P.tigris_Pti1_mat1.1, whole genome shotgun sequence genome includes a window with the following:
- the LOC102971601 gene encoding 60S ribosomal protein L7: MEGAEEKKKKVPAVPETLKKKRRNFAELKIKRLRKKFAQKMLRKARRKLIYEKAKHYHKEYRQMYRTEIRMARMARKAGNFYVPAEPKLAFVIRIRGINGVSPKVRKVLQLLRLRQIFNGTFVKLNKASVNMLRIVEPYIAWGYPNLKSVNELIYKRGYGKINKKRIALTDNTLIARSLGKYGIICMEDLIHEIYTVGKCFKEANNFLWPFKLSSPRGGMKKKTTHFVEGGDAGNREDQINRLIRRMN; encoded by the coding sequence ATGGAGggtgcagaagagaagaaaaagaaggttccTGCTGTGCCAGAAACTCTCAAGAAAAAGCGAAGGAATTTCGCAGAGTTGAAGATCAAGCGTCTGAGAAAGAAATTTGCCCAAAAAATGCTTCGAAAGGCAAGGAGGAAGCTTATTTATGAAAAAGCTAAGCATTACCACAAGGAATACAGGCAGATGTACAGAACTGAGATTCGAATGGCTAGAATGGCAAGAAAAGCTGGCAACTTCTACGTACCTGCAGAACCCAAATTGGCATTTGTCATCAGGATCCGAGGTATCAATGGTGTGAGCCCAAAGGTTCGAAAGGTGTTGCAGCTTCTTCGCCTTCGCCAGATCTTCAACGGCACCTTTGTTAAGCTCAACAAGGCTTCAGTTAACATGCTAAGGATTGTGGAACCATATATCGCATGGGGGTACCCAAACCTGAAGTCAGTGAATGAATTGATCTACAAGCGTGGTTATGGCAAAATCAACAAGAAGCGAATTGCCCTGACAGATAACACATTGATCGCTCGATCTCTTGGTAAATATGGCATCATCTGCATGGAGGATCTGATTCATGAGATCTACACTGTtggaaaatgtttcaaagaagCAAACAACTTTTTATGGCCCTTCAAGTTATCTTCTCCACGAGGGGGAATGAAGAAGAAGACCACCCATTTTGTAGAAGGTGGAGATGCTGGCAACAGGGAAGACCAGATCAATAGGCTTATTAGAAGAATGAACTAA